A single genomic interval of Arachis duranensis cultivar V14167 chromosome 7, aradu.V14167.gnm2.J7QH, whole genome shotgun sequence harbors:
- the LOC127740553 gene encoding uncharacterized protein LOC127740553: MASEEGFVVLVHHRGSIKRKIRSGVKFTDKDPLSIFLRPTTSYDDLVSSVLRKLGLEGVKQVKKFFYRIPISVLQEIVKYDCFTIGSDEDLQVLLYCRRQFFEVRTLELLAKLVDVVSTSGGSNRNTPTVAMVAGSSSRPVDDDDVEPDIIADDSGDDIGPSEPASAGGGSSSGTQLYPPYFSSLDLDAMRQEGDPGEAAGFGARDAEGSASLTEFQVGQ, encoded by the exons ATGGCTAGTGAGGAGGGTTTTGTAGTCTTGGTTCACCATAGAGGATCGATTAAGAGGAAAATACGATCcggtgtgaagttcactgataaGGATCCTCTCAGTATTTTCTTGAGGCCTACGACTAGCTATGATGACCTTGTTAGTTCTGTTCTACGGAAACTTGGTCTAGAAGGCGTGAAACAGGTTAAAAAGTTTTTCTATCGCATTCCAATCTCGGTCCTCCAAGAAATCGTGAAATATGATTGTTTCACGATCGGTAGTGATGAGGACTTGCAGGTCCTACTTTATTGTCGTCGGCAGTTTTTCGAAGTCAGAACACTAGAACTATTGGCAAAGTTGGTTGATGTGGTATCCACCTCGGGGGGTTCGAATCGGAATACCCCCACTGTAGCCATGGTAGCCGGTTCTAGCTCCAGACCTGTCG ACGACGACGATGTGGAGCCGGATATCATTGCTGATGACAGTGGCGATGATATTGGACCGAGTGAGCCTGCTAGTGCGGGAGGTGGTTCTAGCTCTGGCACACAGCTCTACCCTCCatatttttcatctttggacttGGATGCAATGAGGCAGGAGGGGGATCCTGGGGAGGCTGCTGGTTTTGGCGCCAGAGATGCGGAAGGGTCTGCAAGTCTAACAGAGTTTCAGGTTGGTCAGTAA
- the LOC107459002 gene encoding clavaminate synthase-like protein At3g21360, whose product MRFSEGLVVEIEVPQQRNLHGGARFPAVVTPSSSPSPSPSPQQLIESHKQLLDSLLAESGALLLRGFQLNTPSDFNDVVEAFGYDEFRLASISAPRSKVVGRVFTANESPPEQYIAFHHEMALVPEFPSKLFFFCEVEPQAGSGGETPIVLSNLVYEKMKKAQPEFVERLEKHGLLYTRFLGDNDDTSSPIGRGWKSNFNTTDKTLAQQRANEMGMKLEWLEEGGVKMIIGPVDGVRYDERRGCKVWFHTMVGWDDPSKPVTFGDGEPLPEGAVTECLRIMEEECVAIPWNKGDVLIIDNLAVLHARRPCNTPRRVLASLAS is encoded by the exons ATGAGGTTTTCAGAGGGATTGGTGGTGGAAATTGAGGTTCCACAGCAGAGGAACCTTCACGGCGGAGCTCGATTCCCAGCCGTGGTgactccttcttcttctccttctccttctccatcTCCGCAGCAACTCATAGAATCTCATAAACAGTTGCTGGATTCGCTTCTTGCGGAATCCGGTGCTCTGCTTCTGAGGGGATTCCAGCTGAACACCCCCTCCGACTTCAACGACGTCGTTGAGGCCTTCGGCTACGACGAATTCCGCCTGGCCAGTATCTCCGCACCACGCTCCAAAGTTGTAGGGCGTGTGTTCACCGCCAATGAGTCCCCGCCGGAGCAGTACATCGCTTTCCACCACGAGATGGCCCTGGTTCCTGAGTTTCCTTCCAAGTTGTTCTTCTTCTGTGAAGTAGAGCCTCAGGCTGGAAGTGGCGGCGAGACTCCAATAGTTCTGAGTAACCTTGTGTACGAAAAGATGAAGAAGGCGCAGCCTGAGTTCGTTGAGCGGTTAGAGAAGCATGGCTTGTTGTACACAAGGTTCTTAGGTGACAACGACGACACTTCTTCTCCGATTGGCCGTGGCTGGAAGTCAAACTTCAACACCACAGACAAAACCCTAGCCCAGCAGAG GGCGAATGAAATGGGGATGAAGTTGGAATGGTTGGAGGAGGGAGGAGTGAAGATGATAATAGGGCCAGTGGACGGTGTGAGGTATGATGAGAGGAGGGGATGCAAGGTGTGGTTCCATACTATGGTGGGATGGGATGATCCATCAAAGCCTGTGACCTTCGGTGATGGGGAGCCACTACCGGAGGGTGCGGTGACTGAGTGCCTCAGAATAATGGAGGAGGAATGTGTTGCGATTCCATGGAACAAAGGTGATGTTCTCATCATTGATAACTTGGCTGTTCTTCATGCTCGAAGACCATGCAATACACCCCGCAGAGTTCTTGCTTCACTAGCTTCTTAA